CGAGGAGCGCGCCGAAGACCGTCCGCACCACCTACCGCGATGCGCTGCGCGCCGGCCTGCGCGAGGCGCTCGCGCGCGACCCTCGCGTGTTCCTGATGGGCGAGGACGTCGGCCGCTACGGCGGCAGCTACGCGGTCAGCAAGGGCCTGCTCGAGGAGTTCGGCGAGGACCGGATCCGCGACACGCCGCTGTCCGAGTCGGGCTTCGTCGGCGCCGGCATCGGCGCGGCGCTGAACGGCATGCGCCCGATCGTCGAGGTCATGACGGTGAACTTCAGCCTGCTGGCCGCCGACCAGATCGTGAACAACGCGGCCACGCTGCGCCACATGTCGGGCGGCCAGCTGAACGTGCCGGTCGTGATCCGGATGAGCACCGGCGGCGGGCGGCAACTCGCGGCCCAGCACTCGCACAGCTTCGAGGGCCAGTACGCGCACGTGCCGGGCCTGCGGGTGATCGCGCCGGCCACGCTGGAGGACGCGCGCGGCATGCTGCTGGCCGCGCTGCAGGAGCCGGATCCGGTGCTGGTGTTCGAGCACGCGATGCTGCTCGGCATGGAGGGCGAGCTGGCCGAGGACGCGGGCGCGGTCGACATCGACCATGCGGCGGTGCGGCGCGAGGGCCGCGACCTGAGCCTGATCACCTACGGCGGGTCGCTGCACAAGTGCATGGCCGCTGCCGAGCAGCTCGCGGGCGAGGGCATCGAGGCCGAGGTGCTCGACCTTCGCACGCTGCGCCCGCTCGACGCCGACGCGATCGTGGCCACGGTGAGCAAGACCCGTCGCGCGGTGATCGTCGACGAGGGCTGGAAGACCGGCAGCCTGGCGGGCGAGATCGTGGCGCTGCTGGTCGAGCGCGCCTTCTACGAGCTCGACGCGCCTATCGCCCGGGTGTGTACCGCGGAAGTGCCGATCCCGTATCCGAAGCATCTCGAGGACGCGGCGCTGCCGCAGGTCGAGCGCATCGTGGCGGCCGCGCGCGAGGCGGTGGGACGATGAGCGAGGCGCCCATGCCGTTGAACGAGGCGATGCCCCGATGATCGAGTTCCGCATGCCCTCGCTGGGCGCCGACATGGAGGACGGCACGCTGGTCGAGTGGCGCGTGTCGCCGGGCGACGCGGTCGAGCGCGGCCAGGTCGTTTGCGTGGTCGACACGCAGAAGGGCGCGATCGACGTCGAGACCTGGGAGGCCGGCACGGTGGCCCGGCTGGTGGCCGCGCCCGGCGAAAAGCTGCCCGTCGGCGCGCCGCTGGCCCTGCTCGCCGAGGGCGGCGAGGACTGGCAGGCGGTGGCCGCGGCCACGAGCGGTCAGGCCGCCGCGAAGGCGGCGCAGGCCGAGGTGCAGCGAATGCCGGCGGCAGGCGCCCCGCCCGCCGACGCCGGGCGGCCGCAGGCCCGGCCGGACCTTGGCGCCTCCCCGCCGCCCGGGCTGCCGCCGCGCGCCTCGCCCGCCGCGCGCCGGCGCGCGGCCGAACTCGGCGTGGACCTCGCTGCGCTGGCCGCGAACCTGGCCGGCGCGCCGATAAGGATCGAGGACGTCGAGCGCGCGGCCGGCGAGGCGGCCGGCCCGACCTCGGCGAGCGCTCCGACCGGGGGGCCGGTCGAGGGGCCGCCCGAAGCGCCGTCCGCGCCTTCGCCGGCCCGCGCGCCGCAGCAGGCGATGCGCGACGCGATCGCCGCCGCGATGGCGCGCTCCAATCGGGAGATCCCGCACTACTACCTCGGCGCCGAGATCGACGTCGAGGCCTCGCTCGCCTGGCTCGAGGCCTTCAACGCCGGCCGTCCGCCCGCGGAGCGGGTGCTGTTCGTGGCGCTGGTGCTGCGCGCGATCGCGCAGGCGCTGCGCGAGGTGCCGGACCTGAACGGCAGCTACGTCGACGGGCACTTCCGGCGCTCCGAGGCGATCCACATCGGCGTGGTGACCGCGCTGCGAGGCGGCGGGCTCGTGGTGCCGGCGGTCCACGACGTCGACCGGCTCGAGCCGCCGGCGCTGATGGCGGTGCTGCGCGACGTGCTGTCGCGCGCGCGAAGCGGTCAGCTGCGCAGCTCCGACCTGGCCGACTCCACGATCACCGTGTCGAACATGGGCGACCTGGGCGTCGAGACCGTGTACGGCGTGATCTATCCGCCGCAGGTCGCGCTGGTCGGGCTCGGCCGCGTCGCGGCGCGGCCGGTGGTGCGCGACGGCGCGGTCGTCGCTGCCCGCACGATGCACGTCACGCTGTCGGGCGACCACCGGGTGACCGACGGCCTGGTCGGCGCGCGATTCCTGTCGGCGCTGCGCGAGCGCCTGGAAAGGCCGGAGGCCGCATGAACACCCGCGACGAGATCCGGCAGGTCGTCGTCGACAGCATCCTCGCGTTCGCGCCCGAGGCCGACTTCGACGCGCTCGATCCGGGCCGCCCCTTCCGCGACGAGCTCGACATCGACTCCTTCGACTTCCTGAACCTGATCGTCGCGTTGCACGAGAAGCTGGGCGTCGACATTCCCGAGGCCGACTACGGCAAGGTGCTCACGCTCGATGCGATGCTCGACTACCTCGAGGCGCGGCTCGGCGCGCGCTGAGCGCGCGCCCTCGCCCAGTTTCACGCCGACACCGCTGCGCTCCAACGACCGGCCACCCGACGCATGCCCGCCCTGCTGACCGACCTCTACCAGCTCACCATGATGCAGGCCTACCTCGAGGAGGGGATGGCCGACACCGCGGTCTTCGAGCTGTTCGTCCGGAAGCTGCCGCCCGAGCGCAACTTCCTGGTCGCGGCGGGCCTCGAGCAGGCTCTGGACTTCCTCGAGACGCTGTCCTTCTCGGAGCAGGACCTCGAATGGCTTGCCGGGCAGGGCTTCCCGAAGCGCTTCGTCGACAGCCTTCGCGAATTCCGCTTCACCGGCGACGTCGACGCGATGCCCGAGGGCACGGTGTTCTTCCCCGACGAGCCGGTGCTGCGGGTGACCGCGCCGCTGCCGCAGGCGCAGTACGTGGAGAGCCGGCTGCTGAACATCGTCCACTTCCAGACGCTGATCGCGTCGAAGGCCGCGCGCGTGGTGCTCGCTGCGCGGGGCCGGCAGCTGGTCGACTTCGGCATGCGCCGCGCGCACGGCGCCGAGGCCGCCTTGTTCGCGGCGCGCGCCGCCTGGCTGGCAGGCTTCGACGCGACCGCCACCGCCGAGGCCGGCCGTCTGTGGGGCATTCCGGTGCGCGGCACGATGGCCCACTCCTTCGTGCAGGCGCACCCGAGCGAGGCCGGCGCCTTCGAGGCCTTCGCGCGGGCGCGGCCCCAGCGGCCGGTGCTGCTGGTCGACACCTGGGACACCGAGGCGGCGGTCGCGAAGGCGATCGCGCTGGCGCCGAAGCTGGCCGCCGACGGCATCGCGATCGGCGGCGTGCGGCTCGACAGCGGCGACCTGGCCGCGCACGCGCGGGCGGTGCGGGCGATGCTCGACGATGCCGGCCTGCGCGAAACGATCGTGTTCGCCAGCGGCAACCTCGACGAGTACCGGATCGCGCGGCTGCTCGCCGACGCGGCGCCGATCGACGGCTTCGGCGTCGGCACCGCACTCGACGTGTCGGCCGACGCGCCGGCACTCGACGCGGTCTACAAGCTGCAGGCCTACGCCGGCGTCGCGCGCCGCAAGCGCTCCGAGGGCAAGGCGACCTGGCCGGGCGCGAAGCAGGTGTGGCGAAGCTTCGACGCGAACGGCACGGCGGTCGGCGACACGGTCAGGTTGATCCACGAGACGGCGGGCCAGGCGGCCGAGGCGAGGCCGGCGGCCGGCCCGGGAGCCGGAGAACCGGACGCGGGAGCGGCCGGCGGAAGCGCTGCCGACTGGCCGCTGTTGCAGCCGGCAATGCGCGGCGGCAGGCGGGTCGGGTCCGCGCCCACGCTGCAGGCGGCGCGCGAGCGCTGCGCCAGCCAGCTGGCCAGCTTGCCGGCCGCGACCCGTTCCCTGGAGAAGGCCGAGGTCCCCTATCCGGTCGAGATCTCCGAGGCACTTCGCGCGCTCGCGCGCGAGATCGACGCCAGCCCCCACTGAGGCGATGCGATCGTGACGGCCCGCTGGGAGCACTACGAGCATGGCGCCGACATCGGCGTGCGCGGCTACGGCGAGACGCTGGCCGCCGCGTTCGAGCAGGCCGCGCTCGCGATGACCGCGGTGATCGCCGACCCTGCGGGCATCGACCCGCGCGAGGCGGTCGACATCGAATGCGAGGCGCCCGACCCCGAGCTGCTGCTGGCCGAATGGCTGAACGCGATCGTCTACGAGATGGCGGTGCGCAGGATGCTGTTCGGTCGGTTCGAGGTGAGCATCGACGGCCCGCGGCTGAAGGCCCGCGCCTTCGGCGAGCCCACTTCGGTTGCCCGCCATGGCCCGGCGGTCGAGGTCAAGGGCGCCACCTACACGAGCCTGCGCGTGACGCGCACCGACGACGGCGGATGGCTCGCGCAGACCGTCGTGGACGTATGACATGAACGCAAAGGACCTGATCCAGCGCGGCCCCTGCGAATGGGAGCTGCCGATGAGCGGAAAGATGCGGGTGCCCGGGCTGATCTACGGCAGCCGGGCGCTCGTCGAGGCGATGGACGACAAGGTGTTCGAGCAGACGGCCAACGTGGCCACGCTGCCCGGCATCGTCAAGGCCGCCTTCGCGATGCCCGACGCCCACTGGGGCTACGGCTTCCCGATCGGCGGCGTGGCCGCCTTCGACCCGGCGCAGGGCGGCGTGGTGTCGGCCGGCGGCGTGGGCTTCGATGTTTCCTGCGGCGTGCGATGCCTGCTGACCGGCCTGCGCCGCGAGGACGTGATGGCGGTGCAGAAGCCGCTGGCCGACGCGCTGTTCGAGCGGATTCCGGCCGGCGTGGGCAGCACCGGCGCGATCCGGCTCAGCGCCGAGCGTATGGACGCGATGCTGGCCGGCGGCGCGAAGTGGGCGGTGGCGCAGGGCTGGGGCAGCGAGGCCGACCTCGACCGGATCGAGGAGCACGGCCAGATGCTGCACGCGAAGCCCGGCAACGTTTCCGATTTCGCCAAGCGCCGCCAGCGCGACGAGATGGGCACGCTGGGCAGCGGCAACCACTACCTGGAGGTGCAGGAGGTCGCCGAGATCCACGACGCGGCGATCGCCGACGCCTACGGCCTGAAGGCCGGCGAGGTCGTCGTGATGATCCACTGCGGCTCGCGCGGGCTGGGCCACCAGATCGGCACCGAGTTCCTGAAGAAGATGGCGATCGCAGCCCCAGGCTTCGGCCTGACGCTGCCCGATCGCGAACTGGCCTGCGCGCCGATCGAGTCCGACCTCGGGCAGGAGTACCTGGGCGCGATGCGCGCCGCGATCAACTGCGCGCTGGCCAATCGGCAGATCCTGACGCACCTGGTGCGCGAGGTGTTCGCGGAGATCCTGCCGGCCGCCCGGATGCCGCTGCTGTACGACGTTTCGCACAACACCTGCAAGACCGAGACCCACCGGATCGACGGCAAGGAGAAGACCCTCCACGTGCACCGCAAGGGCGCGACGCGCGCCTTCGGGCCCGGCCATCCGGAACTGCCCGAGCCGCTGCGCAAGGTCGGCCAGCCGGTGCTGATCGGCGGCTCGATGGGCACCGGCTCCTGGGTGCTGGCCGGCACCACGGCGTCCGAGTCGCTGGCCTTCTCGTCGGCCTGCCACGGCGCTGGCCGGGCGATGAGCCGCAACAAGGCCGCCTCGCAGTGGCGCGGCCGACAGGTGGTC
This genomic window from Zeimonas sediminis contains:
- a CDS encoding dihydrolipoamide acetyltransferase family protein; translation: MIEFRMPSLGADMEDGTLVEWRVSPGDAVERGQVVCVVDTQKGAIDVETWEAGTVARLVAAPGEKLPVGAPLALLAEGGEDWQAVAAATSGQAAAKAAQAEVQRMPAAGAPPADAGRPQARPDLGASPPPGLPPRASPAARRRAAELGVDLAALAANLAGAPIRIEDVERAAGEAAGPTSASAPTGGPVEGPPEAPSAPSPARAPQQAMRDAIAAAMARSNREIPHYYLGAEIDVEASLAWLEAFNAGRPPAERVLFVALVLRAIAQALREVPDLNGSYVDGHFRRSEAIHIGVVTALRGGGLVVPAVHDVDRLEPPALMAVLRDVLSRARSGQLRSSDLADSTITVSNMGDLGVETVYGVIYPPQVALVGLGRVAARPVVRDGAVVAARTMHVTLSGDHRVTDGLVGARFLSALRERLERPEAA
- a CDS encoding acyl carrier protein — translated: MNTRDEIRQVVVDSILAFAPEADFDALDPGRPFRDELDIDSFDFLNLIVALHEKLGVDIPEADYGKVLTLDAMLDYLEARLGAR
- a CDS encoding nicotinate phosphoribosyltransferase, producing MPALLTDLYQLTMMQAYLEEGMADTAVFELFVRKLPPERNFLVAAGLEQALDFLETLSFSEQDLEWLAGQGFPKRFVDSLREFRFTGDVDAMPEGTVFFPDEPVLRVTAPLPQAQYVESRLLNIVHFQTLIASKAARVVLAARGRQLVDFGMRRAHGAEAALFAARAAWLAGFDATATAEAGRLWGIPVRGTMAHSFVQAHPSEAGAFEAFARARPQRPVLLVDTWDTEAAVAKAIALAPKLAADGIAIGGVRLDSGDLAAHARAVRAMLDDAGLRETIVFASGNLDEYRIARLLADAAPIDGFGVGTALDVSADAPALDAVYKLQAYAGVARRKRSEGKATWPGAKQVWRSFDANGTAVGDTVRLIHETAGQAAEARPAAGPGAGEPDAGAAGGSAADWPLLQPAMRGGRRVGSAPTLQAARERCASQLASLPAATRSLEKAEVPYPVEISEALRALAREIDASPH
- a CDS encoding archease, translating into MTARWEHYEHGADIGVRGYGETLAAAFEQAALAMTAVIADPAGIDPREAVDIECEAPDPELLLAEWLNAIVYEMAVRRMLFGRFEVSIDGPRLKARAFGEPTSVARHGPAVEVKGATYTSLRVTRTDDGGWLAQTVVDV
- a CDS encoding RtcB family protein, which codes for MNAKDLIQRGPCEWELPMSGKMRVPGLIYGSRALVEAMDDKVFEQTANVATLPGIVKAAFAMPDAHWGYGFPIGGVAAFDPAQGGVVSAGGVGFDVSCGVRCLLTGLRREDVMAVQKPLADALFERIPAGVGSTGAIRLSAERMDAMLAGGAKWAVAQGWGSEADLDRIEEHGQMLHAKPGNVSDFAKRRQRDEMGTLGSGNHYLEVQEVAEIHDAAIADAYGLKAGEVVVMIHCGSRGLGHQIGTEFLKKMAIAAPGFGLTLPDRELACAPIESDLGQEYLGAMRAAINCALANRQILTHLVREVFAEILPAARMPLLYDVSHNTCKTETHRIDGKEKTLHVHRKGATRAFGPGHPELPEPLRKVGQPVLIGGSMGTGSWVLAGTTASESLAFSSACHGAGRAMSRNKAASQWRGRQVVDELAGRGILIRSPSQRGIAEEAPGAYKDVVEVVDAADEAGLARKVARMLPLVCVKG